From Rhododendron vialii isolate Sample 1 chromosome 7a, ASM3025357v1:
GTGAGTGTAGTAACGATCCTAGCAGATCACATCTGCCAAGGACTGAGGGCTCCAAGAGAAAGCTATGGGATAGGGTTAATGAGAAAAATGGAACTGATCAACTAGCAGTGAATGTTGTTGGAAGCACCAGTGACCGCAAAATGCTGATCAACTCTAGAAAAACCAAGAAACAAGAGGCTGTTAATCTGCCACGTAGGTCTTCAAAACGACTTATGGGGACCAAACCCGAAATGGTTGTCAGTTTGGGGTTAAGTGAACGAGATCTTATAGCTGCAGCTAGAAATGCTGAAGCAAAACTGTTGGTTCATAGTGTCCCTCAACGGTTGGAGACATTTTCAGGGGCAGAAATTGCGAATCATGTTTTCACTGGAACAGAAGCTCCATTAGATGCTAAGCAGTCGAACAGAAGAAATAAGCCTCTGAAAAACGAGGCTTTTCCAGAAGCCAGTCAGGGAACTGACGAGGAACATGAGGCAGACGTAGAATCAAAGATCCTCAATCCAGTTGGGGATTCTTGGTCAGATCCATGTCTAGACTTTGCTGTCAAAATTCTTACAGGGACAATAGAGATTGAGGAGGAAACAAAGGAAACTAATGATCCCGGCAGCTCACCACTGACAAGAGCCAGTGGCTGTAACGGAAATCAGTGTGAGATGGTTTGTGCGGAAAATGGGACTGTTTCCTTTCAATCACCTGATATGGTGGAAGAGGGAAAATTGGCAGAAAATGGGTTGGGAATGAAAAGGAGCAGGAAAATGCAGATCAATTCTAGCAAATCCAAGAATAAGGAGGCACTTAGTTTGCCTCGTAGGTCGTCTAACCGACTTGCGGGGCTCAACCCCAGTATTGCTGTCAATTTTCCATTATGTCAACGTGTTCCGGCAAGTGCAAAGTCTGGTGAAAGTGCAGCGGCGAAACAATCCCCAGAAGCCCATGATAACTTGGCCCACACCCCAGAAGCCCTTGATAATGTGGCCCAGAGCGCCCCTCAGTTGTTTGAGACTGTTGAGGGAAGCAAGAAGCCTATAGAGGACAAAGCTGTTCAAGAAGACCAACCAGTTAGGCAGGAAACTGAGAAGAAAAACGTGGAAAATCCCGAATCGCAATTCCTCTACCCATTGGAAGACTCTTGGTCAGATTTATGCATAGAATTTGCTGTTAAAACTCTTACAGGGGAAATACCCATCGAGGATAATATTGCATTTCAGGATTACTTCCAGCAGCTAGATGATACATCTCATACTCTTCCAGATTTAGGCTTACCCAACTCTTTCCAAACTGATATTTTGTCGGATTTTGATTCTACGGGGAATCCGGTATCTAGAACTCAGTTGCCGGATATTCCGACATTCCCTTTCCCTGGAAATGTCGACTCAACGGTTGACAGTGATAATGCACCTCAGCAACCTATCTTGAGAGGAAAAGAGGAACAAAATCAAACTACAGGGAAGTCCTAGAAGATAGCTGGGGTGGTGTTTCTGCTAACAAGAAGACTGCTGGTGTCGAAAGATGCTGGATTTTGTAGATATCTAAACTGACAACTGCATGAAGGTATTTTTTTGAACCAGTGCTTTTGTAACTTTAGTGTTGTTTCCGTTCTCCTATGATCTGGTATGATGACTGTTGTAAGACTGTTGTAACTTTTGTGTTTTTAATATTGATGCCTTGGATGGTAGGTAGAagaggtgagaaaagaaaaacaaatcaaattgaCTCCTAGTCTTAGATTTTAGTTCATCAGGATTTCATCTTTAACCACCTTGTATGATACTGTTTGGACTTGGGCTTCATCTGCGAATACTTGGTCATATATAACTCCTAAAACGATAAGATCATTCTCTTATGTTTGGTACTCCGTATAGATTGACACTGCTTCGTCTAAAGGAGCTACCGCCTAAGCGTTTCTTGACGGTGAAGTAAGACCAAGCTCATGAACTAAAATCCTAGGATGGATAGATAAGAGTAATGATCTGGACACCAATCCAAACACGTGTTCGCAACTGGGCACGACATGCATCGTGTGGAGCCTACGTGTATCGAACGGTTTCGGACATCTGTGTTTGGCCGAATCTGTGGTCAGTCTGGGTATATGTACCTCTAGAATTACTCTAGATAACAGTGCAACATGCACTAATTCTGTCTTATTCTACGTGTGAATCACTACAATAACTTAACAATTGGCTTCTAATGGTCCCCTCCCCTCATCACAAAACCTATGCAactttaccaaaaaataagacaacAATTACGCAACTGTTGGAAATTTTGACATATTAACTGTTCAACAATGCGCGGTGATGGTATTATAATGGGCAGCTGTAGTTGTCTGTTGTTGTCATTGTCTTCATCATTAAGCATATGCTGCAGATCATCCTTTTGAACAAAAGGTGGGCATAAAGTTGGACATATAATTTGATAAATTAGTTGTCTGACCGATGCGTCAGTCCTATGCGAAAAACAGatgattttggtgtggtacccAAGGCCTCCTTCCACCACACATTTTAGTGTGGGACTCAAAATAAGTGTAGGCTTCATTCATTGTGTGGTTGAAAAGGGCTTGAGagcatggaataatctctcgtCCTATGCAGGGATAGGGTGTTATACTGGAGCCATGATTTTTGTCTAATAATGCTagtactagtatatatatactcctCTACTCAGTtaattaaattacttattttttaagatgaGTACATGGAATCCCGTTCCtctaagttttttatttttttaagtacttatttttcgattTACGAAATatgtcattttctcacaatacatcatttttaattcaaaagataaattcttatttttactTAACGAAACTGGGCTTATTGTTGGGTTATATTTTGTCTGTATGgtgtatatatgcatgcatgcagTCAGCTGGTGACCAGATAATGCTTATTTATTGGTATTCAAATTGTTACGTTTCCTAAATGAGTTAGGTAAACCGGTAATACTCGAGAtcatttgacattttttttttggaaaggcgAGATCAATTGACATGTGTACATATCTTTTCTGTTCTGTTTTGACTCTTGATATTTCAAAGCGATAGAGACGTGAAGAAACTTGACACCAAGAACCAAGATGCCACCTAATTAATGATCATAATTGGCTAAAGGAAAGGTTGCAAATTATAATTAATGATCATAAATTTATGGGGTCTTTTATCCAGAAATATCACGCGACATCTCTTTAAGGGTCGTTTGATCTGGCACATGTTTATGAGGGACTCCGATTCATTGAATCTATCAAGCAaaattgatcttttttttttccccaaccgAAGCAACATATAATTGGATCTGACATAAAACTTGATCCAATTCTCGACGCAACATATGATGAATCACTTTTCCATAGCATCATCGCACCTTAATTACATTTTGTAGCTAATAGCCTCAGAGTAGTACTGTACAAATTAGTGACCATTTGTCTACTACTTAGAATTGGTTGAATCAAACATGAAGTTAGTTAACAAATCGTACTATCTATATAGTTGTCGTCTGAATGCAACAACTACTGGGCGAAGTATTACTGGGGGATGTTGTAATTGGTAAATCTGCCCACAAAATTTTTCCACACAGATTATTTAGATGCATCCACGACTCATATAAGTTTTACTATGTATCAATAGAAGAAAGAGAACACCAGTACATACAAATTCTCTTATGGATAATTCACTCTGCCTAAACTTGCAGTTCAATTAACATATAATTAAGTGTGCCCCAATTGATGAATAATAATCGATTCATATAAAGTCACTTGCCATTCACCTATTCATCGAGTCTCATGGAATCAAAActcaaagaagaaaacaaaattaacagTTCTTTATTTCAAAGTTGAATTTACTTTGCTACAACACAACCGCAACATGACAATACAACACTGACTATTTCCAACTCTCCTTAGTAGTACGAATTTGGGAATGCCGTAGGGCGCTCCATGTAGTGCACTCTGTAGGATATATCCGAACCATCCATTCCTgaaatcaatggttgagattaatCAAAGCACTCTTATCAGAACCACTGATTGTCCGAATCTTCCCTTCAGAGTGCATCACGGAAAAGCACCCTACAGCATCCACTTATTAGTACAAAGACCTTATTTCACCCAAGTAAATGGCTCACAAGCATACTCAAAACACCCCTTAATTTACATCACAATACTAGTCCCATTCACTTCCATGGGGACGTGTGGATCCCAGCCCCATGGGCAAAACACAACTCTAAAATCGGTCCCACTCGTGCAAGTAAACGTGCTTGTAGGATCATCCTGAGGATAGCTATAAGCGTCGCGGCACCTATCCTTGAAGAACCTTGAGTAATCCGTCGGGCCACAAGGCCCTTGTGTGCAACAGTATTGCTGGGTCTTGAAAACCTGGCACGGGTTCAGACACCCGTCCGGGGCCCGCATTGGGCCCGGACACTGCCCGTTGATGTCCGCGATGCACGAAATGGGCTTGCATTTGTCGGTCTGGGCCCTGTTTGTCGGGATGAACTCCATGGGGATGTTGAACCCATCAACCAGAGAGATGTCGTAGAAATCCAGGTTACCAAATTGGTTAAGGACATATTCAGCCAGGGTGTTCGGAGGGGTGCCCCATCCCGAACACGCGAGCTTGCCGCAATCCCCGGTCAGGCAATGACCGTTACCGGCGCCGTCAAAGTTGCACTTTGTACGGCCCCAGATCCGTGCCATGGACGTGCCGGCGGGCACCGATAGCCACCAGCTTTGGCCCTTCTCGAGTCTGCGGCCCCCGCCGGGCGAGGCGGCGGCCCAGAGTGTGTAGGGGCAATTACTGTGGATTTCGAAGGTGGCGGCGCGGCCGGAGGTGAAGAGGCtgaggaggagaaagaaagggAGGGGAATGTTGGCTAAGTAACCCATGCTTGGGGTTTGTATCTTTGAACTTGTTACAGTACGTTTTTGGTATGAGGAGGGAGGAGGGGGTTTATTTATAAGGGACAAGGGCGGCTTTTGGATTCATGTAAATTAATGGTTTTGGCCATCATTTGAATTAAGAATGGAGCTTTATGAGATCCCACTATTGGTGTAAAAGTGAGGCGGCTACACGTGATCAATTTTCATGAGGGTAGAGTCAAAGAATGGGGGCTTATCATCTACAGTAGAGTCGTATAatacgagaaatttttcggtgtaGGGGTGGGTATATCCCTCGTGGTATCCGTTCGGGGATATTCAAGCCGGTTAatacatttttggacagctcgaattgaaaccctctctttTCTCATTCCAACACTtgctctttcctttttttctctccaaacccgagccgtccaaaaactcaatggatggctcggatgTGCCGAACGAGCACCACGTGATACCTACCCAGCACTGAAAATTTGCGTAATCCGAGAAATAGGGCAATAATGTTACCACCCATTTGTAAAAAGTGAGCTAGTACAAAAGTGAACTATGTTTTGTGCTCTGCTTAACAAAGTTTAAAAGACTAGCTAGAGCCTCGAAGGCGTGCTCTTTCTATGGGACAGATGAATTACCCGAACAGCTAATGAGTTTTGAACATTATTCAAGCTATCTCAAGTGAGTTTTATTAATCGAGCCGATGACAAAATGATCTTGGGTAACTTAAATCTTTTGAACACCACATAAGTCTCAAGTGAGTTTTATTAATCGAGCTGATGACAAAATGATCTTGGGTAACTTAAATCTTTTGAACACCACATAAGTCGAACATAAGATGAATAGTAGTTTGTTTGAGTTTTGTTTGAAAGTTTAACCCACACACTTTAAAAGGCATTCATGTTTTGGTTTATTTATGGGACAAACAGATCTCAAAATGAGCTTTTCATGAGCAAATACGAGCTCgaactcataatttttattaGTACTAGTTTATTAGCACAATTGGTGCGTGCGTGCGAGCTTAGCAATGTCGGGACAtcgagaaagaaagaaaaacattggttttgtttgatttggtaattttgggtattttagttttggtagtaggtggagagagaaataaggtaatgattggagggaggggtaatgagtgaagagaaataaagagagaaatgagaataataattgaagaaataaggtaataatttgaaagaaaaatagagtaattattacaaaacaaaactaaaactcttttaaagggaattgattttgtcactcctcttttttttaatgctactcttattctctcacaaaataaatcatttagtcaagatataaaaaaaagtgataTTAACAAAgagaaaagtgacaaaatcattacCTTTCTAAACTTAGAAAcaaacaactctctctctctcttactttaCCCTTTTAGTTTGAGTAACAAGTTGTTATCAAGTTGCAGctaaaaactctctctctctctctctctctctctttacctTTTTAGTTTGATAAtttaatcaagttttttttttgaaaacagaaaagGGTAGGATGGGGCGACCGGCGTAGCAACCCCTCTTTGGGCGTGACTATAGGGGCTCCTGTCCCGCTGTGGAATAtccggttcgagccatagctactgTACGTTAGAACAGACCGTCACCACAGCACCACCTAAGCGCACAGCTGGCACATGGTCCTCCATGCATCCCTCCAGctcgtatatttttttttgcaactggAGGGGCTCGAACCCGAGTGCACATGGAGGGAGAGGCACTTAAGCCCCATCACTTGTGCGAACTGGGCTACCACCCTgatggtactccctccgtcccataatgtttggcactttcactatttcagtcttatgaaaaaattaactatatcttttaatctataatatttttttataagcaatatggatcttgtttgatagtgtttaatttgttctattaaacaaaattcaaaaaatcgcctaaaatattatggattgaaagatatatgcaatttaaaaataacacgcattcctgaaaatgccaataggacggagggagtataatttaaTCAAGTTGCAgctaaaaaatctctctctctctctctctcttactttaaccttttagtttttttttttttttttttagacatGGTCATCTTTATCCTTTTATAGTTTGAGATAATAACAAGTTGCAgctcaaaactctctctctctctctctctcctttttgaGTCAGCTCCCTCAGCCACAAAAAAGTCATcatttcaaaactctctctctctctctcctttttgaGTCAGCTCCCTCAGCCACAAAAAAGTCATCATTTCCTATCTTATGTGCATCCACCAGCCCCCGTTTTCCGGGCGGTTCCGCAGAAAGAAACTCGAAACCACACACCGTATTGGACTGGAatggtgctactggtacagactaaaaatctgtaccagtgggtACAAATTTCTATTTGggtccattttgggttttaaaaaaataatcggagtcgctcattttgtttaaaatattttatttgtggTCCATGCAGAAAATAAGTTTAATCCGGTATCGGTAAGAgtatttacaaaacatccaaactttgctctaTTGAATTCTAGAGCAAAATTTGGATGTTTCTTAAATACTTTTACCGATACCggattaaatttattttttgtagggacaaaaaaagaagtattttaaacaaaatgagcgactccgatcatttttttaaaattcaaaatggaCCCAAAAAGAGATTTGTAcctactggtacagatttttggtctgtaccagtagactttctgattGGACTGCATGCTACCATGAGTACTAGTAGTATTTGATGGAAGACCAAATTGCGAAGAGTGCAAGTTCTGTTCAGATGAGGCCGAAACTGTTGGGTTTCTGTCACCGCCCATTGTGGGCTCTAATGTGTGTTCATTGCAGtagtttgaaccgttcatcttgtagggtccgttttattattaaaaaaaatataataaaaagtgAATAGAAAGTagagtgaaagaaaagaaaaagaaaatgtaatttttttctcacatcTGTTTGATTAGAATgaaagttttgcaagaaaataagatGATAAAATATCATTGTTTGAAAAGGAGGAAAGTTGCTCAAATTAGAAGAGAAAATGTAAAGGGAAGAGGATAAAGAGAGAATTTAGAATAATTATTGTTGATTttcttgagaaaataaaatttttctacacattttgtgagaaaaagtgAGGCAAGCTCTCAAACTTTTTAGAGGGTTGTACGTGAAAGTTCTTTTTCCACCACTTTCTAAGATATGCTTTCTAAGTgaatactatatatatactatatgtatatatattcccaatcttttttgcattttttaccATTATCTCGCTAATCAAACAGATCCATAGAGCCCACAAAGTAACATagccatgcaaaaaatcaacttgatcaaaCATCAATaactatatcaaaaattaaattttggtttataaaatagacagtTATGAataatttaacttaaaaaataaaaattagtgaCAGAACCATGACCACctgttttataaaccaaaattccaTTTTTTATATAGCTATTGATGCctgatcaaattgatttttagcattaacaaatgttcttaatttattcttgacgggtattaattatcaaaatacgttatgaaccgtcattttcccgctGATTTTTGCATAAGTATACTACTTTGCGGGCCCTACACAATGAACAATTTAAATTACTACAATGAATGCGCATAGTGGGTTCCCCAATAGGTGGCGGAAAACCATGGGGTGTTCACCTCATCaagaaagaatttaaactcaaTTGCAAGAATGAGAAACTATGCTAATGCTACCTCTATTTTTTCGATTGGTTCATCGAGGGTTTAGTTCCGGTCGATTTAGCTCATATTCCTAATGGGTTTACCGTAAACAGAAGAGAAAAGTTTGGCGCACCATTGAAGATTCTGTCCTAACTCCTTACCTTTGTCTTTACTCGTCGGATTAGTACATATTCTATTTTTGCTTAATTTAGAGATTCAAATTGCTTAATACTGTACTATAACGAACAAGAATCTGCTgtagggtttttgttttgttgatattttttcAGGCGGCTAAATTTAGGTGTGATGATCTACtgtaggttttttgttttgttgatattttttcggttctttctgttttcttccCCGTTGAGAAGGCTTTTCTAACCTCTACGTGGTTTTCTTGTTGGTTGCTTGGCTAGTATTGCGTTGATCGGAGATATTCTCCATCTGTTTGGCACATTAAGCTATGTGAGGTCCTGAATGTTCAGCGTGGTGTTTAGGCCTCCATTGTGGTTGCTATATTCCTTTTTTTGGGATGGGTGCTCTTTCATTGTTATCCCTTTGTTATCAATGAACTaatgcatgcccgtgcctgaaggcacggctcgaacGATCAGCTCACACAAATAAATACTGGACATTGAACCTAATATATCAACCCCTGCCCAATGAATTAACTCTCTGGAATTCAACTTGAATcaacaaataaagaacaaataattttttaatcccTAACTTTTGCATGCATAAATTCAAACGCATAAACTTtgataaaacataaaaacaccatccaaacaccaataaaaataaaaaatgatacatAACACTGAAAATGCATGTCTCAAGTAGATATATAAAAAGAACAGAGAAAAACATATTATATCCACAAAAAAGAGCCATAATATAAAAAGTGAGCACTAAGAGTCTCCCCTAGGAAAGTTTGTCCACAAACGCAACTAACGCCGAACCTAATATGGTCTTACACAAACATAGCTCTCATTAGAGCTGTCCATGGTTCAGTTTTGGGTAGATTGGTTCGGTTCCCAAACCCATCCGCATCCGCCAGATTGTTGTTTTCTCCGTCTGTATCCATCAGTGAGTGTTTCACGATTCgatcggtttggtttggtttgcggTTTAGGTGGTTCGACTTGATTGGTTTGGGGCCTTTGGGCTTATGAGAAGCCATGGTCTAGAAACAAAAATAGTcaacaacaaagtaaaaaaaagaaaaagaaaaagggtccCGCCGCCTGAGATATGAACGGTAAAAAATTGGACAGAAGCCTCTTTAAACTAATTAGATATAAGTTGTAAGAGGGTTACGGAGAATTAAAAATGATGCCCAAAAATGTCATTCCAACACTACAAtatttcaattgaatggaaGCCTTCCTAAACTTGAACTATATACTTCAATTCATCGAAAACATAGCTGCTTGCAACCTAAAACTAACTTTTCTCCATGGCCTGTGAATAATCACGAAATCAGGCCCATGAGATGAAATGGTGGTGAGGTATTTTAGTTACTTACTTCATACCTTTAGTAGTTTAGTGTGAAATTATGTTAGCAGGTGTAACCTAAAACATCGCGTGCATAGGATGATCATAAGCATAAATAACGAAAAATCTTGCAATTTCatccaacaaacaaaaaacttaaAATCGGGCACCGTTCAAcacgaaagcaaaaaaaaaaagcctatgCCTTTTTCATAGCTATACATAAAAAAGGACATGAGATTATTGAAGGTGAAGATCAATTACTTAAAATAGGTCCACCTTCTCAAGTCTTGCGCATACAAATGTGTTTCCCTTCGATATCGCCCACGATATCGATATAAAATGCTTTGTCGAGCACGGAGTCGATCGCAGTAGAGGATGGCCCAAAGCTTCCCAAAACAATTTTGGGAGATCAAACGGACCTCGATTAGTAAAAATTTAACTAATCCAACCTTACAACAATCGACACTTCATGTGTCCAATATATAAACCTCATAGGAAATTAACAATTATTACAGAAGTCCATTGTTTCACAGCAACGTGAGAAGTACGGAGTATAACAAATTAATAGGCATACCCTCtattttattggttgaaattacttttattggttgaaatggtgtggactccacccacaaagtgatgtcatgcttaccatgtaatacactttttgataagcatgacattacTTTGTGGTGAGgttcacatcatttcaaccaataagaaggaaggtaatgttcaccctcttaagtggagggtgaacaaaactcaactctacACTCTAGAGGCACGGCTAAAGGCAGAGGATATTTTCCCATTAAGCTTGAATCGAACCTTAAAACGAAGAAATGAGTGACCTTGTTTTTCAAAGTAACCCAGTTGCGAGACCCGGCgacaatagaaaagaacaaTCTTTCTGAGCTCTGTGCAATTAATCTAACAATTGCCTAgttttaactcaaaaaaaatggaatgtgCTAAGTTTGCGTTAGGCAAAGAAACTGATATAATCAAATCACGGTATTGGGAAACAAAAAAGAGGTCAAACAATATAATAAAGGGTACCGATAATGCCACGACTGGATCTTTTAGTGCCACGATGT
This genomic window contains:
- the LOC131332404 gene encoding protein P21-like: MGYLANIPLPFFLLLSLFTSGRAATFEIHSNCPYTLWAAASPGGGRRLEKGQSWWLSVPAGTSMARIWGRTKCNFDGAGNGHCLTGDCGKLACSGWGTPPNTLAEYVLNQFGNLDFYDISLVDGFNIPMEFIPTNRAQTDKCKPISCIADINGQCPGPMRAPDGCLNPCQVFKTQQYCCTQGPCGPTDYSRFFKDRCRDAYSYPQDDPTSTFTCTSGTDFRVVFCPWGWDPHVPMEVNGTSIVM
- the LOC131332641 gene encoding methyl-CpG-binding domain-containing protein 13-like translates to MHNTFNIAPYPSPFKNAFPFMLSPTPLESDCLSSQDLEVLHPPHYTFSAADPTVHFDNGWLRFGNGQSELLMPRWMARTYNAAGALRRFPQEFTVHVFRQSTAGIGRLRRKWWPGSRRAGSLPAGKSRSKLPTAEKSRSKSQDQTKNAKDRVWPSGHECYVEPLTGSKFYSKPQVSEYLKNKKPSTGEFFGGETSLKVEASCNMKTLEGASCASEQKERGVINKSVKKIVIERAIPDGLPAGWVKETKIQKRNGIRKDPYYTDPVSGYVFRSVPDALRYLESGNISRCAIKPRKRHELSFLDEETSVKPPSAAKMQHSGHHSTKAQLEGMENSVTNKGLEKRQCPTVSADATIPSMAEHSVNRAIEECAESECSNDPSRSHLPRTEGSKRKLWDRVNEKNGTDQLAVNVVGSTSDRKMLINSRKTKKQEAVNLPRRSSKRLMGTKPEMVVSLGLSERDLIAAARNAEAKLLVHSVPQRLETFSGAEIANHVFTGTEAPLDAKQSNRRNKPLKNEAFPEASQGTDEEHEADVESKILNPVGDSWSDPCLDFAVKILTGTIEIEEETKETNDPGSSPLTRASGCNGNQCEMVCAENGTVSFQSPDMVEEGKLAENGLGMKRSRKMQINSSKSKNKEALSLPRRSSNRLAGLNPSIAVNFPLCQRVPASAKSGESAAAKQSPEAHDNLAHTPEALDNVAQSAPQLFETVEGSKKPIEDKAVQEDQPVRQETEKKNVENPESQFLYPLEDSWSDLCIEFAVKTLTGEIPIEDNIAFQDYFQQLDDTSHTLPDLGLPNSFQTDILSDFDSTGNPVSRTQLPDIPTFPFPGNVDSTVDSDNAPQQPILRGKEEQNQTTGKS